The Haloplanus sp. GDY1 genomic sequence TAGACGTTGACGAACCGGGTGCCGTCGTCGTTGTCCAGCACCTCGACGCGGTCGATCCCCTCGATGGGCGCGGCGACGACCCCCTCCGTCAGGAGGGCGACGGCCGTCCGCACCGCGCCCTCGATCTTCCCGGCGTCGGTCTCGTAGTCGCCGACCTCGCCCTCGACGAAGTCGGTGACGAGCGCCAGCGCGGCCTCCTCGCGGCTCATCTTCCCGTCGAGTTCGCGGACCCGCTCGGCGACGCCGTCGATGCCGAGGATGTTCTCGACCCGGTCGGCCATGTCGCGCGCGACCGGAATCTCGACCTCGGGTTCGGGGTCGACCCCCCGCCGCTTGGCCCGCTCCGCCAGGTCGAACGCCTCGTCGAGGCGGTGTTCCATCCGCTCGAAGTAGCGCTCGTCGTCCGGCGTCACGGTTCCTCGGCCCCGCGTTGCTCGAAGGCCCGGAGGTACAGCCATCCCTCGACGGCGTCGGCGGCGTTGAGGTAGCCGCCGACCGCCTGCCCGCTCGGCCGCGTGAGGACGGCGTAGGGGCGGGCCTCCGGCTCCCCGCCCCCGTCGACCGCCCGCACTTCGCCCGTGCAGGCCGCGACCGACAGCGTCTCGTCGAACCGCACCGCGCGATGCTCGTCGGCGTCCGGGTCGTAGTGCCACACGTCCGCGTCCCGAACCGTGCCCGCGCCGGTGAACCACGCCGCGTCGACCCCCTCGTCGGCGGCGACGGCCTCGATGGCCCCCCGCCAGTCGTCGCCCTCCTCGACGGCGACGCGGTACTCCGCGCTCACGGCGAGTTCACGAGCGTCCATAGACGCGACACGGTCGGCCCCGGATTAAACCTTACTCGGTTCGCCGACCGCCGGGCGGGGCGGCGCCGCGGCTGATCGAGCGGCAAGAAAACACCGCGGCGAACTGGACGTTAGAACGGGGCCTGCGGGCCTTCGTCGCGACCGTCGCCGTCGTCGCTCGTCTCGCCGGGGAACGAGGGCTCCATGCCGCCGCCGTGGCCGCCCTCGCCGCCCATGCCCTCCATGCCGGTGTCGGCGTGGACCTTCGTGATCTCGGGGATCTCCTTGACCATCCGGCTCTTGATCGCCTGGATCGTCATGGGGGAGATGCCACAGCCGGAACAGGCGCCGCCGAGCTGGATGCTCACCTCGCCGCTCTCGGCGTCGATGTTCTGGATGGCCGCGCTGCCGCCGTGCATCTGGATCTGCGGGAAGTTCCGCCGCAGGAAGTTGGTGATGCGCTCGCGGAGGTCGTCCTCGCCGTCGGCGTCCTGAGCGTCGGTACTCATGCGCGGGGCTTGGATTCCGACGGGCTTAGGCCTTTGGTTCGTCCCGCTCGTCGAGGCCGAACACCGCCCGGAGTTCCGCCCGGATCTCCTCGACGTACCGCGAGAGCGTCGCCTCCAGTTTCTCGTCGTCCACCACCACGGCGGTCACCCGGTCGGTCGGGTTCTCGGGGAGTTCGATCCGGAACTCGCCGTCCTCGTAGAACGGTTCGGACTCGTTGAGCACCTGCTGGTCGATGGCGTGGACCAGTTCCGAGTCGAACCGGTCGTTCATCGTCTCGAAGGCGTTCTTGTACGCCCGCTGGAGCTCGGTGAAGTAGTTGGCGTACTTGTCCTCGAACTTCTCGGGGTCGAACTCGGCCATGCGCGCCCTTGCGCCGGCGCGGGCAAAAGTCGGACGGTCGCCGTCAGGCCTCGAACAGCCCCGTCGAGAGGTACCGCTCACCCGTGTCGGGGAGGATCACCACCGTCGTCTCCGCCGGGTGGTCGGCGGCGTACGCCGTCGCCGCCGCCAGGGCCGCCCCCGAGGAGACGCCGACGAGCAGTCCCGCCTCGCGGCCGAGGCGGCGGGCGGCCTCCCGCGCCTCCGCGGCCGTCACCGCCCGCACCTCGTCGATCAGGGCCGTCCGCAACACGTCGGGCCGGAACCCCGGCCCGATGCCCTGGATGTCGTGGCCGTCCGAACACACCGCCGAGACGGTCGGCGACGACGCGGGTTCGACGGCGACGGCCGTCACCTCGATCCCCCGCTCCTCGAAGTGTTCCGCGACCCCCGTGATGGTGCCCCCGGTGCCGACGCCCGCGACGACGGCGTCGACGTCGCCGCCGGTCGCCCGTTCGATCTCCGGGCCCGTCGTCTCCCGGTGAGCCCGCGGGTTCGCCGCGTTCTCGAACTGCCGGGCGAGGACGGCGTCGTCCGCCGCCGCCAGTTCCTCGGCCCGGCGGTTCGCGCCGCCCATCCCCTCCTCGGCCGGCGTCACCTCCAGGTCCGCGCCGAGGGCCGCGAGGACCGTCCGCCGCTCCTCGGACATCGACTCCGGCATCGCGAGGGTGCAGTCGTACCCCCGGGCGGCCGCCACCGCCGCCAGCCCGATGCCCGTGTTGCCGCTGGTGGCCTCCACCACCGTCCCGCCCGGCGGCAGGTCGCCCGCCCGCTCCGCGGCGTCGATCATCGCCCGCGCGATGCGATCCTTGACCGAGTAGGGGTTGGCCGCCTCCACCTTCCCGAGCAGGTTGTCGGCGAAGCCGTCGAGGCGGACCAGCGGCGTGTCGCCGATCAACCCCTCGACGGAGTCGACCACGTCCGGGCCACGCCGCTCGGCCGTCGTGGAGTCGCTCATGGACGCGGCTACCCCGCCGCCACCGGTAAGCGTTGACCCGAACCGGTTCGCTACCCGAGTTGCTCGCCGACGATCCGATCCGCCTCGGCCACGAACGCCTCGCGCTCGGCGGCGGGGATGGTCGCCCCCGCGGCCACGTCGTGCCCGCCGCCGTCGCCGCCGACGGCCCGCGCCGCCTCCCGCATGACCGCCGAGAGGTCGAGCCCCCGCCGGACCAGCGCGTGTGAGCCGCGGGCTGACACCTTCACCTCCCCGCCCCCGCTCTCGCTCCCCTCACCGCTCCCCGCCACGCTCGCGAAGGCGACGATGGGCAGGTCACGGCGCACGCCGTCCGCGCCGAGGGCCATCCCCGCGACGATGCCGACGATGGTCTCCCGGATCCGCGTGCCCGCGTCGAACCACTGGACGTGCTCCTCGACGGTCACGCCCTCCGACTTCACGAGTTCCAGCCCCTCAGAGAGGTTCTTGCGGTGGTTGCGCAGGAGCGTCCGGGCGCGCTGCAGGGCCTCGCCCCTGTCGCCCAGACACACCGCGAGCCCGACGTCCGCGCGCTCGTAGCGAGCCGTCGCGTTCAGCAGGGTGGAGAACTCGCTCACGTCGCGCAGTTCCGTCCCCTCCGCCTCGGCGGTGAGCGTGTAGGTCGTCCCGATCAGGTCGTTCACCCGGTCGGCCGGGACGCCGCTCGCCACCGCGCGCTTGAGCAGGGCGCTCGCCACCGTCCGCCGGTCGTCGTCGGTGAGGTCGACCCATCGCTTCCACCCGCCGCCACCGGCGTCGCCGGTCGCCCCGGGCGTCCCCGACGCATCGCCGTCGACACGGAGGTCGGCGTCCAGTTCCGAGAGGAAGGACACCGCGCCGGCCTCGTCGCCGGTGATCCCCGGGATCCGCACGTCGCTCGCGTACTGAAGCAGTTTCGGGAGCGGGCGGGTCTGCCGGCCGTACATCGCGAGGTCCGTCCCCTCCGCGAGGACGCCCGCCTCGATGCCCTCGGCGACGACGCCCTCGTTGGCGCCGGTGAGGCCGTCGACCCCGCCCTGCATGTCGCCGACGGCGCCGACGACGGCCAGCGCCGCCAGGTCGCGGTTGTCGACGCCCTCCGGTTCGAGGGCGCGCGCGAGGACGTACGCCGCGCCGGCCCCCGAGAGTTCGCTCGCGCCGTCGAGCCCCACGAGCAGCGGGTTGCAGTGGTACTCGACCTCCGCGTCCGCCGGCTGGTGGTGGTCGGCGATCACGGGGGTGAAGGCGTCGTCGTACTCGGTGACGACGTCGAGTTGGCCGCTCCCGAAGTCGGTGAACAGGACGGTGTCGTAGTCGGTCGCCGCGATGGAGCGGATCGCGTCCTCGTCGAGCTGTTTCTCGAACACCGTCTCGAAGGGGATCCCCGCGCGTTCCAGCGCCGTGGCGGCGACGGCGGCGCTCGTCAGGCCGTCGGCGTCGATGTGGGAGGCGAGCAGGACGGCGTCGGCCGCCCGGAGGCGGTCGGCACACCTCGCCGCCCGCTCCGCGAGTTCGGGCACGGGACCCATCGTCGTCGGTTCGGTCGCCATCGGGGATAAACCCTCGTCAGCGTCCCCGGAGGCGGGCGACCGTCTCCCGGGCCAGCGCCTCGAACGTCGCCTCGTCCGGCACCACGTCCACGTCGATGCCCTTCCCCGCGGCCGTCTCGCGCGTCGGCTCGCCGATGACGCCGACGACGGCGGCGTTCAGGCCCGCGACCGCCGCGTCGCGGATCCCGCGCTCCGCGGCGGCGTCGAGGAAGTGTTCGACCGTCAGCGACGAGGTGAAACAGGCGGCGTCCAGGTCACCGGCCGCGGCGAGCGCCGCCGACTCGCCGGCCCCCTCCGGGCGGATCAGCCGGTAGAGCACCGTCTCGTGGACGTCGGCGCCGGCCGCCCGGAGGCCGTCGAGCAGGACGGGACTTCCGTGGTCGCTCCGTGCCACCTCGACCGTCGCGTCCGCGGCCCGGTCGGCGAGCAGGTCGACCAGCCCCGTCGAGGAGAACTCCTCGGGCACCAGATCCACGGCGTAGCCCGCCGCCTCCAGCGCCTCGGCGGTCTTCGGGCCGATGGCGACGACGGTCGCTCGTCCCGGCTCCCACCCCGCCGCCGCGACGAGTTCCGCCCCCGTCTTGCTCGTGAACACGGCGTAGTCGGCGTCACGCGGCGTCTCGCCCGTCGGCTCGACCGCGAGCATCGGGTCGCCGACCGCCTCGGCGCCCAGTTCGTCGAGGCGGGCTCGGGCCGCGGCCAGTCGGTCGTCGTCGGGGCGGAAGACCGCGACGCGCGGGCGGTCGCCGTCCGTCCCCCCGGTCACTCCGACGCCCCCGTCCCCGCGTCCGCCTCCTCGCGGGCGCGCTCGACCAACGCCGCCGCGCCCTCCTCGCGCAACTCGGCGGCGAGCGACGCCGCCGCGTCGGCGTGGTCCGTGATCGGCAGGTCGGCCGTCCGCTCGACGCCCTCCTCGCCGTCGAGGGAGAGCACCTGCACCGTGACGTGGACGTACTCCCCCTGGACGACGGCGTAGACGCCGATGGGGGCGATACAGCCGCCGCCGAGTTCCGCGAGGATCGTCCGCTCGACGGTCGTCTCGACGCGCGTCACGGGGTCGTCGATCCGGTCGTGGATCGTTCCGGTCATCTCGCCGTCGGCCCGGGCGGTCACCGCGATGGCGCCCTGCCCCGGCGCGGGGACGAAGGCGTCCCGGGGGAGCCGGGTCGTCTCGACGGTCCCCAGCAGGCCGCTCCGCTCCAGTCCCGCCTCCGCGAGGACGACGGCGTCGTACTCCCGGTCGACCGCTCGCTCCATCGCGCTCCGCTCCAGTTCCGAGAGCCCGTCGAACCACTCGTCGACCGACCGATCGAAGGCGTCGTCCCCGTCCGCCTCCGCGGCCTCCAGTCGCCGCTCGTGTTCCCGCTGGAGGCTCGGCGCCAGCAGTTTCTCCAGCCGGGTGTCGACGTTGCCACGGAGCGGTTCGATGTCGAGATCCGGCCGTGCCCGGCGCAACTGCGCGCCCCGCCGGAGCGACGAGGTGCCGACGACGGCGCCCTCCGGCAGGGCCTCCAGTTCCGCCCCGTCGGGCGTCACCAGCACGTCGCCCGCGGGCGCGCGCTCCGGGACGCCGGCGACCACGAGGTCCTCGGGCGACTCCGTGGGCATGTCCTTCATCGAGTGGACCGCGGCGTCGACGTCCCCGTCCAGCACCTTCTCGTCGAGGGCGCGGACGAACGCTCCCGTCTTGCCGAGGCGGTGGATGAGTTCGTCCCGGATCTCGTCGCCGCGGGTCGACACCTCCACCGTCTCGACGGTGCGCCGCGGCCCGTCGAGGCGCTCGCTGACGCTCGCCGCCTGTCGGCGGGCGAGGTCGGATCCGCGCGTCGCTAGCCGTATGGTCCCGCGCGTGCTCATATCCGACGTCTCGCTCCCGAGGGTGAAAAGCCCCGCTATAGCGCCTCCTGATACGCGTCCAGCGTCCGCTGGATGTCCTCCTCCGTGTGGGCGTAGCTCACGAACTGCGCCTCGAACTGGTTGGCGGTGAGGAAGATCCGCCGATCCTTCATCTCCTGCCAGAACACCCGCTCCCAGCGGTTGGTCTCGGCGGCCGCCACGTCCGCGCCCGTCTTGGGACAGGCGTCGAAGTTGGGGCAGTCCTCGCGCTGGCGACAGCCGGCTTCACAGCGCCCCTCGCCGCCCTCCCCGTCGCGGGTGAAGATGGTCTTGAAGATGCTCCCGGTGCCGACGACGGTGTACTCCGGGGCCTGCTCCTCGAGGATGTCGGTGATCCCCGCCCGCAACCGCTCGCCGAGCGCGTTCACGTGGTCGTAGACGTCGTTCTCGGCGGCGTACCGGAGGGTTTCGAGGCCGGCGGCCATCGTGACGGGATGGCCCGAGAAGGTGCCCGACTGGAACACGTCGCCGCCGGGGGTGAGGTGTTCGACGATTTCGGCACGGCCGCCCACGGCGCCGACGGGGAAGCCGCCGCCGACGATCTTCCCAAGCGTCGTCAGGTCGGGCGTGACGCCGAACTCGCTTTGCGCACAGCCGAGGCCGCCGACGCGGAAGCCGGTGATGACCTCGTCGAAGATCAGCAGCGCGCCGTGTTCGTCACAGAGTTCGCGGAGCGTCTCGTGGAAGCCGTCGACGGGCATCACCACGCCCATGTTGCCGAGGATGGGTTCGGTGAGGACCGCGGCGATGTCGTCGCCGTGTTCCTCGAACACGTCCGCGACGGTGTCGGGATCGTTGAACGGGACGGGGATGGTGTGTTCGGCGAAGGACTCGGGGATGCCCGGCGAGGAGGGCGTCGCGCCCTCGGGGCCGCCCTCGACGAGCGTCGACTCCTGGGCGCCGTGGTAGCCCCCCTGCAT encodes the following:
- a CDS encoding PPC domain-containing DNA-binding protein encodes the protein MDARELAVSAEYRVAVEEGDDWRGAIEAVAADEGVDAAWFTGAGTVRDADVWHYDPDADEHRAVRFDETLSVAACTGEVRAVDGGGEPEARPYAVLTRPSGQAVGGYLNAADAVEGWLYLRAFEQRGAEEP
- a CDS encoding NifU family protein; this translates as MSTDAQDADGEDDLRERITNFLRRNFPQIQMHGGSAAIQNIDAESGEVSIQLGGACSGCGISPMTIQAIKSRMVKEIPEITKVHADTGMEGMGGEGGHGGGMEPSFPGETSDDGDGRDEGPQAPF
- a CDS encoding DUF5783 family protein encodes the protein MAEFDPEKFEDKYANYFTELQRAYKNAFETMNDRFDSELVHAIDQQVLNESEPFYEDGEFRIELPENPTDRVTAVVVDDEKLEATLSRYVEEIRAELRAVFGLDERDEPKA
- the cysK gene encoding cysteine synthase A; translated protein: MSDSTTAERRGPDVVDSVEGLIGDTPLVRLDGFADNLLGKVEAANPYSVKDRIARAMIDAAERAGDLPPGGTVVEATSGNTGIGLAAVAAARGYDCTLAMPESMSEERRTVLAALGADLEVTPAEEGMGGANRRAEELAAADDAVLARQFENAANPRAHRETTGPEIERATGGDVDAVVAGVGTGGTITGVAEHFEERGIEVTAVAVEPASSPTVSAVCSDGHDIQGIGPGFRPDVLRTALIDEVRAVTAAEAREAARRLGREAGLLVGVSSGAALAAATAYAADHPAETTVVILPDTGERYLSTGLFEA
- a CDS encoding single-stranded-DNA-specific exonuclease RecJ: MATEPTTMGPVPELAERAARCADRLRAADAVLLASHIDADGLTSAAVAATALERAGIPFETVFEKQLDEDAIRSIAATDYDTVLFTDFGSGQLDVVTEYDDAFTPVIADHHQPADAEVEYHCNPLLVGLDGASELSGAGAAYVLARALEPEGVDNRDLAALAVVGAVGDMQGGVDGLTGANEGVVAEGIEAGVLAEGTDLAMYGRQTRPLPKLLQYASDVRIPGITGDEAGAVSFLSELDADLRVDGDASGTPGATGDAGGGGWKRWVDLTDDDRRTVASALLKRAVASGVPADRVNDLIGTTYTLTAEAEGTELRDVSEFSTLLNATARYERADVGLAVCLGDRGEALQRARTLLRNHRKNLSEGLELVKSEGVTVEEHVQWFDAGTRIRETIVGIVAGMALGADGVRRDLPIVAFASVAGSGEGSESGGGEVKVSARGSHALVRRGLDLSAVMREAARAVGGDGGGHDVAAGATIPAAEREAFVAEADRIVGEQLG
- a CDS encoding uroporphyrinogen-III synthase, with protein sequence MTGGTDGDRPRVAVFRPDDDRLAAARARLDELGAEAVGDPMLAVEPTGETPRDADYAVFTSKTGAELVAAAGWEPGRATVVAIGPKTAEALEAAGYAVDLVPEEFSSTGLVDLLADRAADATVEVARSDHGSPVLLDGLRAAGADVHETVLYRLIRPEGAGESAALAAAGDLDAACFTSSLTVEHFLDAAAERGIRDAAVAGLNAAVVGVIGEPTRETAAGKGIDVDVVPDEATFEALARETVARLRGR
- the hemC gene encoding hydroxymethylbilane synthase, producing the protein MSTRGTIRLATRGSDLARRQAASVSERLDGPRRTVETVEVSTRGDEIRDELIHRLGKTGAFVRALDEKVLDGDVDAAVHSMKDMPTESPEDLVVAGVPERAPAGDVLVTPDGAELEALPEGAVVGTSSLRRGAQLRRARPDLDIEPLRGNVDTRLEKLLAPSLQREHERRLEAAEADGDDAFDRSVDEWFDGLSELERSAMERAVDREYDAVVLAEAGLERSGLLGTVETTRLPRDAFVPAPGQGAIAVTARADGEMTGTIHDRIDDPVTRVETTVERTILAELGGGCIAPIGVYAVVQGEYVHVTVQVLSLDGEEGVERTADLPITDHADAAASLAAELREEGAAALVERAREEADAGTGASE
- the hemL gene encoding glutamate-1-semialdehyde 2,1-aminomutase codes for the protein MNHDESRELYDRALSVLPGGVNSSVRASMPYPFFVERGDGAHVVDADGNRYLDYVMGYGPLLYGHDLPDPVEAAVQSHVSSGPMYGAPTEVEVDLAEFVTRHVPSVEMLRFVNSGTEATVSAVRLARAYTGRDKIVVMQGGYHGAQESTLVEGGPEGATPSSPGIPESFAEHTIPVPFNDPDTVADVFEEHGDDIAAVLTEPILGNMGVVMPVDGFHETLRELCDEHGALLIFDEVITGFRVGGLGCAQSEFGVTPDLTTLGKIVGGGFPVGAVGGRAEIVEHLTPGGDVFQSGTFSGHPVTMAAGLETLRYAAENDVYDHVNALGERLRAGITDILEEQAPEYTVVGTGSIFKTIFTRDGEGGEGRCEAGCRQREDCPNFDACPKTGADVAAAETNRWERVFWQEMKDRRIFLTANQFEAQFVSYAHTEEDIQRTLDAYQEAL